TTCAGCGCAATAGCCAAAACATTACCGCCTGCTTTAGGTGCCGGTGGAATTTCCTGAACGTTGAGCCACGTTAACGTTTCACGATCTTGCGGCAGGTCAGGGTTGATATCCAGAATCCTGATTGTCTGCTTACTTTTAGGGTCTACTTTAAAAAATGTCGGACTGGTTGTGAAATACACGTTTTTATCTTTTGCATTATCATTATCAATCCACACTTGTCCGGCATACTTTTGTTCACTTTCATTAGAAACCATCACCGACAAGCTTTTTTTGCCACCTTCATAAACATAGCGGGTACCATTCAGACTAAAAGCGGCATTACTGCTCAGACTAATGGAAATCATAGCAATAGTAATACAGGCTTTAATTTTGCTATTAACAGTAAACATCTTGGATTGTTCTCCTGGTTAGACTCAGTTTTTCTAAATTAATGACACACTGATCGAGTGTGATGTTTTTTAATTTGCTATCAACGTTAAGCAACAATACGCCACCATTACTGACAAAACCCACTTCCTTATCTGCCTCATCCTTTGCAACGGTTCCCATTGGAATAACGTATTTATTTTTTCCGAACACGCGTAATATATAGTGATGAACACGCCGATACTTTATCTTCCTGTAGATAATAGCTTTCTCTGTCGGTACAACATTAATCACATTACCCTGTATTTCAATATCTGTTGGTAAATTATCGACATCAATATTAATAGCATTTGCGGAATAGCTCGCCAGAGATATCACCGCTCTCCCACTACTGTCTGTCGGAAGACTGCCATTAATCACCGCGCCGCTGATCCCATCCATATCAATCACTGCCAGCGTACTACCACTGTTTTGTGATAACATTAGGCCGCCACCATAGACACCCAATATAGAACCGCTCAGTTGCAAGCTCAGGTTTTGGCTACTTGAACCTTTTGAATACATGCTGTTTAATTGGGCATAATCTGATGCGTAGCCAGTTGATAACGAAATATTATTCCCATTATTGTCTCTGTTCATACTAACATTGTAGCTCAGTCGATCGTTAAGATTTGCTGAACTACCTGCCATATAACTCATTCCACCTCCACGGGTATATGTCATCGAGGTATTACTGTAATGCATCACATCAAACGCACTAAATGGAATGTTAAAGGATAGACTGGTCATATATTCTCCACCGCCCTCCCCTTTCTTATTGTAATTTCCGATCAGCGATGCCGAAAACAGGCTAAATGATTTGCTGAACATGAAACTAACTCCGCTTTCCTGCGGCTTGTTCCAATATTGTTGTATCCATCCACTCATACTCAGATAGATATTTTGTTCCGGTATACGGTGAGCCAGGATCGCCTCATAGCGATTTTTCGATTTGAGCCCATTCGTGCTGTCACTCACATAATCATAATTAGCGTACTCTACATATCCGCGGTCTGTGAACCGATAGCCTATTAGCTGTAAATCCGTTGTATCAGTGAGTGAGCGAGCATATTTAACGGACGCACTGTAGCCTTGTTGTTCATTTTTCCGTTTAAAACTGGCTTTTGACAGGTTCAAACTGGTTGATAATGCCCCAAACCATCCGAGAGAATGTGTACTGCCAATACCTATATTTTGATAGTTCTGACTCAGCAATAATGCAGAGTTAAACGTTACATAGTTAAAGCCATAATCTAAGCTACCTAGCACAAAAGTACCGTCAGCGGAGCTTTTATTCGTGCCCGCTATTTTTTTACCCACGGCGAATCCGTAATCCATGGCACCAGGACGAAGGAGGGTACCCATCACGGTCACAGGAAAACGTTCCGTTCTTTTACTGCCATTTTCCTCTGTAATGGTCATCACCAGATCACCGCTGCTAATAGCCCCAAGATCGCTAATTTCAAATGGCCCCGGTGGCACTACAATAGATTCTAATACGCGCCCATTTTGTTCTACCGTTACTCTGGCATTACTGGTAGCAATCCCCTGCAGCTTAGGTGCGTAGGTTCTGCTTAACCATGACGACATGTTCGCATTCGAGGTTAATTGAATACCGCAAAAGCTAAATCCATTCATTAATGGACTATAGGTACTCTGTGTCTGCCCAATACTCAGATCGGCCTTAATCGATTCCAGCGCCCGCGTTAAACGTAGATCGTTGGTGTTAAAACCGCCTTCATTGGTTGCATTCGTAGTGAATGAAAATACCCATTTGCCAATATTCACATTACCATTCACGCCCAGATAGTTGGTACGTTGCTGTCCTGAGCTTTTGCTGGTATTCGCGTTGTACGCTAATTGAAAACCGGGAGCGCCATAATCCCAGGGACGCTGACTATGCTCCCCAGACAACAAGGCAGCCTGGGGAATATGAAATCTTAGCGTTTGCGTACCATTATCCAACTCAACTTTTGTGTTTTTATTATTGCTTAAGACATAACATCTTTTATTTACATTAAATTCCTGCTCATAAAAATCCTCCTTGATAAAAATGCCTTGGCTGGTTAGCCATTCTGTTGTCAGACAAAGGGCCTGCTTATCATTGTCGGTAACGGTAAGAAAACCGTTACCGATCTTTTCACCATTAAGCTCAACGTCAAGCAAATATTCACCAGGTACAAAGTTAACGTTTTTATCAAAGACTTCTGGTAATTTATCCTGTGCACCACCACGAATAAAACTCATGTTAAATTCGTCGTCGGCCATTACAGCACATACAGGCTGTAAAAATGTACCAATCAGTATTAATAATATTTTCTTTTTAAACATATTATATATTATTTCAACTGCAAAATAGACAGGCTGCATAAAATATGCAGCCCGGAGGCGCATGAGGATAATACGATTACTTATAGGCTACGGTATAGGATGCTGAAGTCGCAAAACTACCGGCGCTAACCTTACCACTCTTAACTGTTTTAACCAGCTGAGCTTCGTACTCAAAAGAGGTCAATGGCGAAGCTGGTGAACCAGTATTTGTATATGTAATAGTGCGGTGGGTGTCGGTCACCAGTTCGTCAGCGGTAGCAGCATTCTTAGCTTTCAACTGCAGCGATACGCCGGTTGCCGAACCACCACTATTTCCCAGTCCCGCCGCATCCATATTTGGTGCGCTCCAGCTTATATCCGCAGCCGTTTTAGCCAGACATCCGGCGGCAGTGGGGCCGGCTGGCGCCAGTGAAAATTGTACAGATTTAGCCGCTGATAAATCCGTACCCGGTGTACCCAAGTCGATTGTGCTTGCTACCCCACCGCCAACAACAGGACTAACCGTACAGGTGGCAGACGTGATAGTACCGGTAAAATTAATGGTGCCACTGTTTGCTGCTGCGACAGATGAAAATACTACCGCAGAAGCCAGTACACCCCAAATAAATACTTTTCTCATTTTAACTCCATTTTTTATATTACATCGCTGCCAGCAAATAAAATCTGGTGCCGTTAAGGAACACGACTATATTAACTTTTAAATGGAACTCAGCAATCCGCAAAACATATGATTGAGCCAAATATGAAATAAATATAATCTCTTAATAGTACGTTTTATTACAATAAAACGCTGTTACTTATAAATTAGCCAATAGTTCATCAAACACATCATCTTTTTTAAATAGGAGGTTGCCCCAAGAACCTTGGTATCCAGAGAGGTTGAGGTACAGCGATTAAGAAAAACTGCCAGTGCACGCCAACCGTTGTATTTGTTGTCAGCCAACAACTGCGGAAATAAAAACGATATGGTTAAGCAATGCAACCGGAAACTAATGGAAAGTCTGATGCGCGAAAAAAATGTACATCTGGCGAAGAAGGGAGAGGCAGGGAAAGAGTCCGACTCCCCCCTGCTTATTGCTCTCTCAGTCCTTACAAAAGGAAGGAAATTGTTGGTCTGGCCCCCAAATTTATCGGCTGGTCAATACATCGTAAACGTACAGCCCGATCAAGCCGCAGACTCATCCACCTGCGTCAATGAACTATAATGTGGCGATCATTTGGAGGAAGCTGCTTGCTGGACGTATGTCCGCCGCAAAATAAAAAGAGTGTATTTCCATCGTAGTGAGAAACAGTTTCAGTTTCATTTTCATTTTGCATTTCGTGAGCCACTTATTCTGCAAGCATTCCCTTTTAGTTACCCCAATGACGTTCAACTCGCCGACTGGCTTCATACTTCCTCATCAGGGCCAAGGCTGATTTATTATGCGGAAGACAGCTGGGCCTAAGCGGATAATAGCACCGAAGAAAATTTCCTGCGGATGGTCAGTCTGGAAATTGGCCGTTCTTCGATTCGGACATTATGGCCAACCTTATGCGCTCGTCGTCAATACGGTTCTCGCTGTACGCTTACGATGAAATCACTACAGATACATTTTCCGGGCGGAAATTACTGTCTAAATATTATATATATGTGACCATAACTTCAGTGATTAGTCAGTTTCATAAATGTATATGGTGTCATCTGAAAATATTTTCTGAATGTGGTGATAAAAAAAGAGGGGCGATTGTACCCGCACATCACGGCAACCTGGTTAATATTATGGTCTCCTGTACGCAATAATCTTGCAGCCCTGTGCATCCTGGCATTAAGATAGATTTCACTAAATGATGTTCCCTCTGCAGCGAGCTTACGCTTGAGCGTAGAGCGACTCATGTACAGGTTCATCGCAACATCATCAAGATTCCAGTGTCTGGAGGGGTCGCTGTTAATGATGTTAAATGTTTTCTCCCTTAAACTTGATTTTAACGTTCGGGACAGTATACCAATACCATCTTCATGAGTAGTAAAAGCAGAAAGCAGGAACATTAGCGTGAAATCCAGCGGAGAGCCTTCGGATTCTGAATGACAGCCAGTACAATCTCCACATTCACTGCGCTCTACTTTTCGAAGACAGTCAAACACATTGTCAAAGGCTTCATTCATTCCCGGGCTTAGTGGTGACGAAAGCATACGGGAACTAATGTCTTTTTTCATATTTAACATAGTTCCCGGTTTACTCTCAGAAAGAAACAATGAGTACATTTTACTCATTAGGTTATATGGAATATCAATTACCTTAAAATCCAGATGGTTATCAATCTCACTGCAACTTATACTTAAGGTTTGATTTTTCTCGATAAGAATAAGACATTCTCCGGAGCAATTCAGCACCTCATTCCAACTGGAAGCAATATTCAATGATCCTGCACTTAATTTGATAAGTGTAGTGTTAGTAACATAGATATGATTAAGTGAAACCCCGGTATCTGACTGACACAGAAGGACACTATTAATATTTTTTTGTTTACAATTTACCACGCCTGCACACTTCGTGTTATTAATAATGCTTCTCATAAAACAACCTTTTCTTTTGGTGCCGATTGACAGTATTACCTAAATTTTACTATTTTTAATCTTTTTTACGTAAAACAGTCCAATAGTGTTAAAATTCTAACCCATCCTAATATATTAGCGATCGATGATATTAATTACGGCGGTTATTAAATCACAAGGGGAGAATTAGAATATCATAGGCAAGAGTCAGATCACTACAACAATTGATAATAATAATCATACTTATATAGTTTCAGTAATGTCGTACTATCCTTATCACATCTGCATTTAATGTTAGAATATAACAATACAGGTAAAAAGCTCATGACACCGATTATTTTGCTGATTTATATAAATTTATTTATTCGCTTACGCTTCAATTATTGAAAAAGATTTCAGACCTAACATTTTATTTTACCGGAAGTTTTTACCGCTTTTTAAGCGAATGCTACTACTTTTATGTGTTGGTGAATTTTCAGTACTGAGAAAGTTCGTATCCCCCATATTAGCTTCGTCAATTACAGTCAGAGTGACAGGTCGTTGCTCCTGTGCCGAAGCATCGCTTCCCAGCCTCCTGCCGACCATTCTGGTCAGTGGTAAAAA
The Salmonella bongori NCTC 12419 DNA segment above includes these coding regions:
- a CDS encoding fimbrial chaperone, translated to MFTVNSKIKACITIAMISISLSSNAAFSLNGTRYVYEGGKKSLSVMVSNESEQKYAGQVWIDNDNAKDKNVYFTTSPTFFKVDPKSKQTIRILDINPDLPQDRETLTWLNVQEIPPAPKAGGNVLAIALNTRVKLIYRPQTLADGRKEAERKIRLLKNNGKYFLENPTPYYFAITGIKVNGTEVKLNKKEGPQLAKFAPFSNVQISNALNGNVTINTIDDYGANNEYQVSK
- a CDS encoding fimbrial protein encodes the protein MRKVFIWGVLASAVVFSSVAAANSGTINFTGTITSATCTVSPVVGGGVASTIDLGTPGTDLSAAKSVQFSLAPAGPTAAGCLAKTAADISWSAPNMDAAGLGNSGGSATGVSLQLKAKNAATADELVTDTHRTITYTNTGSPASPLTSFEYEAQLVKTVKSGKVSAGSFATSASYTVAYK
- a CDS encoding helix-turn-helix domain-containing protein → MRSIINNTKCAGVVNCKQKNINSVLLCQSDTGVSLNHIYVTNTTLIKLSAGSLNIASSWNEVLNCSGECLILIEKNQTLSISCSEIDNHLDFKVIDIPYNLMSKMYSLFLSESKPGTMLNMKKDISSRMLSSPLSPGMNEAFDNVFDCLRKVERSECGDCTGCHSESEGSPLDFTLMFLLSAFTTHEDGIGILSRTLKSSLREKTFNIINSDPSRHWNLDDVAMNLYMSRSTLKRKLAAEGTSFSEIYLNARMHRAARLLRTGDHNINQVAVMCGYNRPSFFITTFRKYFQMTPYTFMKLTNH
- the pefC gene encoding PefC/AfrB family outer membrane usher protein; this translates as MQPVYFAVEIIYNMFKKKILLILIGTFLQPVCAVMADDEFNMSFIRGGAQDKLPEVFDKNVNFVPGEYLLDVELNGEKIGNGFLTVTDNDKQALCLTTEWLTSQGIFIKEDFYEQEFNVNKRCYVLSNNKNTKVELDNGTQTLRFHIPQAALLSGEHSQRPWDYGAPGFQLAYNANTSKSSGQQRTNYLGVNGNVNIGKWVFSFTTNATNEGGFNTNDLRLTRALESIKADLSIGQTQSTYSPLMNGFSFCGIQLTSNANMSSWLSRTYAPKLQGIATSNARVTVEQNGRVLESIVVPPGPFEISDLGAISSGDLVMTITEENGSKRTERFPVTVMGTLLRPGAMDYGFAVGKKIAGTNKSSADGTFVLGSLDYGFNYVTFNSALLLSQNYQNIGIGSTHSLGWFGALSTSLNLSKASFKRKNEQQGYSASVKYARSLTDTTDLQLIGYRFTDRGYVEYANYDYVSDSTNGLKSKNRYEAILAHRIPEQNIYLSMSGWIQQYWNKPQESGVSFMFSKSFSLFSASLIGNYNKKGEGGGEYMTSLSFNIPFSAFDVMHYSNTSMTYTRGGGMSYMAGSSANLNDRLSYNVSMNRDNNGNNISLSTGYASDYAQLNSMYSKGSSSQNLSLQLSGSILGVYGGGLMLSQNSGSTLAVIDMDGISGAVINGSLPTDSSGRAVISLASYSANAINIDVDNLPTDIEIQGNVINVVPTEKAIIYRKIKYRRVHHYILRVFGKNKYVIPMGTVAKDEADKEVGFVSNGGVLLLNVDSKLKNITLDQCVINLEKLSLTRRTIQDVYC